From Saimiri boliviensis isolate mSaiBol1 chromosome 9, mSaiBol1.pri, whole genome shotgun sequence, a single genomic window includes:
- the DEFB121 gene encoding beta-defensin 121 isoform X1, with protein MKLLLLVFTVTLLLAQVTPVMKCWGKSGRCRAMCKESEVYYILCNTEAKCCVDPKYVPVKPELANTNASLESASAV; from the exons ATGAAGCTCCTTCTTCTGGTTTTCACTGTTACCCTGCTCCTGGCCCAGGTCACCCCAG tcATGAAGTGTTGGGGTAAGTCAGGCAGGTGCAGAGCAATGTGTAAAGAAAGTGAAGTATACTATATATTATGCAACACTGAGGCTAAGTGCTGTGTGGATCCCAAGTATGTACCTGTAAAACCAGAATTAGCAAACACAAATGCAAGCCTGGAATCAGCGTCTGCAGTCTGA
- the DEFB121 gene encoding beta-defensin 121 isoform X2 produces the protein MFQEVKEVMKCWGKSGRCRAMCKESEVYYILCNTEAKCCVDPKYVPVKPELANTNASLESASAV, from the exons ATGTTCCAAGAAGTCAAGGAAG tcATGAAGTGTTGGGGTAAGTCAGGCAGGTGCAGAGCAATGTGTAAAGAAAGTGAAGTATACTATATATTATGCAACACTGAGGCTAAGTGCTGTGTGGATCCCAAGTATGTACCTGTAAAACCAGAATTAGCAAACACAAATGCAAGCCTGGAATCAGCGTCTGCAGTCTGA
- the LOC141585535 gene encoding beta-defensin 122-like — translation MKSFLVTLAVLLLFFQVISGTIEKCWNFRGSCRNKCLKNEKVYIFCGSGKLCCLKPKDQPRLPYLTMN, via the exons ATGAAGTCTTTTTTGGTAACTTTGGCTGTGCTGCTGCTCTTCTTCCAAGTCATTTCAG gCACCATTGAAAAATGCTGGAATTTTCGTGGCTCCTGCCGTAACAAATGCCTGAAGAATGAAAAGGTCTATATTTTCTGCGGGAGTGGTAAACTGTGCTGTTTGAAGCCCAAGGACCAGCCACGTTTACCCTATCTTACAATGAATTAG